Proteins encoded together in one Rhodospirillaceae bacterium window:
- a CDS encoding glycine/betaine ABC transporter substrate-binding protein has translation MRKLLAASAMSLVMAVAANSAALAADGEACKKVRISEVGGWTDNTAINGLFTNVLKGLGYEADVSLLALPITLEGMKNKDVDVFLDNWMPSQVADVTPFLDDKSVESIGANLEGAGYGPVVPQYAADAGVKDVKDLGKFTEKFEGKFYGIEPGNDGNRIVQGKIDDPANGMDGWEMVESSEQGMLVQAQKAIEKGEFVAFLAWTPHPVMGKMPLHYLSGFEADGFGGATIYTLTRAGYSAECPNVGALLKNLKFTLDMEGTIMESILGGKDGETAAKEWLVANPGVLDAWLAGVTTIDGQDGLAAVKTSLGL, from the coding sequence ATGCGTAAACTGTTGGCCGCTTCGGCGATGTCGCTGGTGATGGCGGTTGCCGCCAATTCAGCGGCCTTGGCTGCTGACGGCGAGGCCTGCAAGAAGGTCCGCATTTCCGAAGTTGGCGGCTGGACCGACAACACGGCGATCAATGGCCTGTTCACCAATGTCTTGAAGGGTTTGGGCTACGAGGCCGACGTTAGTCTGCTGGCCCTGCCGATTACCCTTGAAGGCATGAAGAACAAGGACGTCGACGTGTTCCTCGACAATTGGATGCCGAGCCAGGTGGCCGACGTCACCCCGTTCCTCGACGACAAGTCGGTCGAGAGCATCGGTGCCAATCTGGAAGGCGCCGGCTACGGCCCCGTCGTCCCGCAATATGCCGCTGACGCCGGCGTGAAGGACGTGAAGGATCTCGGCAAGTTCACCGAGAAGTTCGAAGGCAAGTTCTACGGCATTGAGCCCGGCAATGACGGCAATCGTATCGTGCAGGGAAAGATCGACGATCCGGCCAATGGCATGGACGGTTGGGAAATGGTCGAATCGAGCGAGCAGGGCATGCTCGTTCAGGCGCAAAAGGCGATCGAGAAGGGTGAATTCGTGGCCTTCCTCGCTTGGACCCCGCATCCCGTCATGGGCAAGATGCCGCTGCATTATTTGAGCGGTTTCGAGGCCGATGGCTTCGGTGGCGCCACCATCTACACGCTGACCCGCGCGGGCTATTCGGCTGAATGCCCGAATGTCGGCGCGCTCCTCAAGAACCTGAAGTTCACGCTCGATATGGAGGGCACCATTATGGAGTCTATCCTCGGCGGCAAGGACGGGGAAACGGCCGCGAAAGAGTGGCTGGTTGCCAATCCTGGCGTGCTCGACGCGTGGCTTGCCGGTGTCACAACCATCGACGGTCAGGATGGTTTGGCTGCGGTAAAGACTAGCCTCGGTCTCTGA
- the aspS gene encoding aspartate--tRNA ligase: MHAYRSHTCGQLRAKDTGETVRISGWIHRKRDHGNLVFIDLRDHYGLTQCVLDISNPIFKQVEQTRLESVVTVTGKVVARTPETTNPRMPTGEIEVVIQEYAVQGTAEVLPLQVNSEEDYSEEIRLKHRFLDLRRDKVHRNMMLRANVIASLRRRMIAQGFTEFQTPILTSSSPEGARDFLVPSRMHPGKFYALPQAPQQFKQLLMVAGFDRYFQIAPCFRDEDSRADRSPGEFYQLDFEMSFVTQEDVFNAIEPVLHGVFEEFAEDRVVSVMLFPQIPFEESMLRYGSDKPDLRNPIRITDVTEIFRGSGFGIFAKAVEAGSVVRAIPAPGAAGKPRSFFDKLNDWAKTNGAAGLGYVIFEAAGPKGPIAKNLDEARLAQLKEQAGLKDGDAVFFSCDKKLAAAKFAGAVRTRLGEELGLIDPKKFEFCWIVDFPMYELNEDTNQIEFSHNPFSMPQGGLDALLNKDPLTINAFQYDIVCNGIELSSGAIRNHRAEIMYKAFEIAGYASSVVEEKFGGMLNAFKFGAPPHGGSAPGIDRIVMLLAEEKNIREVICFPLNQRAEDLLMQAPTEVPPARLKELSIRLDLPLAKK, from the coding sequence ATGCATGCCTACCGTTCCCATACCTGCGGCCAGTTGCGCGCCAAAGACACCGGCGAGACCGTCCGAATCTCCGGCTGGATCCACCGCAAGCGGGACCATGGGAATCTGGTGTTCATCGATTTGCGCGACCATTATGGCCTGACGCAATGCGTGCTGGATATCTCCAACCCGATCTTCAAGCAGGTTGAGCAGACCCGACTGGAAAGCGTCGTGACGGTGACCGGCAAGGTCGTCGCCCGCACGCCGGAAACCACGAACCCGCGCATGCCGACCGGCGAGATCGAGGTCGTGATCCAGGAATATGCGGTCCAGGGTACGGCCGAGGTTCTGCCGCTGCAGGTCAACAGCGAGGAAGATTACAGTGAGGAAATCCGCCTCAAGCACCGCTTCCTGGATCTGCGTCGGGACAAGGTGCACCGCAACATGATGTTGCGCGCAAATGTCATCGCGAGCCTCCGCCGCCGCATGATCGCGCAAGGCTTCACCGAGTTCCAGACGCCGATCCTGACGTCGTCGTCGCCGGAAGGTGCCCGCGACTTCCTGGTGCCCTCGCGCATGCATCCCGGCAAGTTCTACGCCCTGCCGCAGGCACCGCAGCAGTTCAAGCAGCTCCTGATGGTGGCGGGCTTCGACCGCTATTTCCAAATCGCCCCCTGCTTCCGTGACGAGGACAGCCGGGCCGACCGCAGCCCCGGCGAGTTCTACCAGCTCGATTTCGAGATGAGCTTCGTCACGCAAGAGGACGTGTTCAACGCCATCGAGCCGGTGCTGCACGGTGTGTTCGAGGAATTCGCCGAGGATCGCGTCGTCTCCGTTATGCTGTTCCCGCAGATCCCGTTCGAGGAATCCATGCTGCGCTACGGCTCGGACAAGCCGGATCTGCGCAACCCGATCCGCATCACCGACGTGACGGAGATCTTCCGTGGTTCCGGTTTCGGCATCTTCGCGAAGGCCGTCGAGGCTGGCTCCGTCGTGCGCGCCATTCCGGCACCAGGTGCTGCCGGCAAGCCCCGTTCCTTCTTCGACAAGCTCAACGATTGGGCGAAGACCAATGGGGCAGCTGGCCTGGGCTATGTGATTTTCGAAGCGGCTGGCCCTAAGGGCCCGATCGCCAAGAACCTCGACGAAGCGCGCCTGGCACAGCTGAAGGAACAGGCGGGTCTCAAGGACGGCGATGCCGTGTTCTTCTCCTGCGACAAGAAGCTCGCCGCCGCCAAATTCGCCGGCGCCGTGCGCACCCGTTTGGGCGAAGAACTGGGCCTCATCGATCCGAAGAAATTCGAGTTCTGCTGGATCGTCGATTTCCCGATGTACGAACTCAACGAAGACACCAACCAGATCGAGTTCAGCCACAACCCGTTCTCGATGCCGCAGGGTGGCCTCGATGCGCTGCTGAACAAGGATCCGCTGACGATCAACGCGTTCCAATACGACATCGTTTGCAACGGCATCGAATTGTCGTCGGGCGCTATCCGGAACCATCGCGCCGAGATCATGTACAAGGCTTTCGAGATCGCCGGCTATGCGAGCTCCGTGGTTGAGGAGAAATTCGGCGGCATGCTAAATGCGTTCAAATTCGGCGCGCCGCCGCATGGTGGTTCCGCGCCGGGTATCGACCGCATTGTCATGCTCCTCGCGGAAGAGAAGAATATCCGAGAAGTGATTTGCTTCCCGTTGAACCAGCGTGCCGAGGATCTGCTGATGCAGGCGCCGACCGAAGTGCCGCCTGCGCGGCTGAAGGAATTGAGCATTCGCCTCGATTTGCCTTTAGCCAAAAAGTAG
- a CDS encoding GNAT family N-acetyltransferase, with product MTAPTLASERLLMRPWRAGDRVPFAALNADPRVMATIGKLLTREESDAFADRIAGQVDTQGWGLWALEIPGRAEFIGYAGLSRPRFEAAFTPCVEVGWRLAFEHWGHGYATEAGRVALGFGFTVLDLPEIVSFTTVSNQRSRKVMDRLGLVHDTDADFDHPMLAADHPLLRHVLYRKRKPR from the coding sequence ATGACGGCGCCCACGCTCGCATCGGAGCGATTGCTGATGCGGCCGTGGCGGGCCGGTGACCGTGTGCCCTTCGCAGCGCTCAATGCCGATCCCCGGGTTATGGCGACCATCGGCAAGTTGCTGACGCGGGAGGAAAGCGACGCCTTCGCCGACCGCATCGCCGGGCAAGTTGATACCCAAGGCTGGGGCCTGTGGGCGCTGGAGATTCCAGGCAGGGCAGAATTCATCGGCTATGCCGGCCTGTCCCGGCCGCGTTTCGAGGCGGCCTTCACACCTTGCGTCGAGGTCGGCTGGCGCCTCGCCTTTGAGCATTGGGGCCACGGCTATGCGACCGAAGCCGGGCGCGTGGCGCTTGGCTTCGGCTTCACCGTGCTCGATCTGCCGGAGATCGTGTCCTTCACAACGGTCAGCAACCAACGTTCGCGCAAGGTGATGGACCGGCTGGGGCTCGTTCATGACACGGACGCGGATTTTGATCATCCGATGCTGGCCGCGGATCATCCGCTGCTGCGGCATGTGCTGTATCGGAAGCGGAAACCGCGGTAA
- a CDS encoding ABC transporter permease subunit, translating into MGWIRTNGDPGYWADEAIELIKFYLGGFFDFVSGYAGDGMEASVDWFASIPPAIFIACFGLIAYLRHRDWKVVLIVVIGLSFVLYMSLWQKTLWEDMVATLLLVVYSTFVSLLIGIPLGIYCAKRPAVYNTVAPVLDLIQTMPSFVYLVPALALFGLGMVPAVVATVIFAVAAPVRLTYLGVSQVPTDLVEAGESFGCTKWQLLTRVKLPSALPTIMAGVNQTIMLSLSMVVIAALVGAPGLGVPVVRALAQANVKLGFDSGLAIVALAIVLDRLLKQPKVRRRLTKKKA; encoded by the coding sequence ATGGGTTGGATCCGTACGAATGGGGATCCCGGCTACTGGGCCGATGAGGCGATCGAACTCATCAAATTTTACTTGGGTGGCTTCTTCGATTTTGTTTCCGGCTATGCCGGCGACGGCATGGAAGCATCCGTCGACTGGTTCGCCTCCATTCCGCCGGCCATCTTCATTGCCTGCTTTGGCTTGATCGCCTATTTGCGGCACCGCGACTGGAAGGTCGTGTTGATCGTGGTGATTGGCCTGTCATTCGTCCTTTATATGTCGCTTTGGCAAAAGACCTTGTGGGAAGACATGGTCGCGACCCTGTTGCTGGTCGTCTATTCGACCTTTGTAAGTCTCCTCATCGGCATACCCCTCGGCATCTATTGTGCCAAACGCCCGGCCGTATACAACACGGTAGCACCTGTTCTCGATCTCATCCAGACGATGCCAAGTTTCGTGTACCTGGTGCCGGCGCTGGCGCTGTTTGGATTGGGTATGGTGCCGGCAGTCGTGGCCACGGTGATCTTTGCGGTCGCTGCGCCGGTTCGCCTCACCTATCTCGGCGTAAGCCAGGTGCCGACTGACCTGGTCGAGGCCGGCGAATCCTTTGGCTGCACAAAGTGGCAGTTGCTGACACGCGTCAAGCTTCCTTCGGCTTTGCCGACGATCATGGCCGGCGTGAACCAAACGATCATGCTGTCCTTGTCGATGGTCGTGATCGCAGCACTTGTCGGTGCGCCCGGACTCGGCGTGCCGGTTGTGCGGGCGCTTGCTCAGGCAAATGTTAAACTTGGCTTTGACTCTGGCTTGGCCATTGTCGCCCTGGCGATTGTGCTTGATCGCCTGCTGAAGCAGCCCAAAGTGCGTCGTCGCCTTACCAAGAAAAAAGCATAG
- a CDS encoding nucleoside triphosphate hydrolase, whose translation MSEDALLELILDKAGAGQRIMIGIAGPPGAGKSTLAEALCARLNERLSDDPALVVPMDGFHFDNDILVAQGLLPRKGAPQTFDVAGFHHLLTRLRGPEPEIGIPVFDRDRDLARAGARLITPVQRILLIEGNYLLLKMEPWSRLKSLFDLTVFLPVPMSLLEERLVQRWLDHGLTLSAAETRARGNDIPNAALVLAESQPADCILRY comes from the coding sequence ATAAGCGAAGACGCGCTTCTTGAACTCATCCTCGACAAGGCCGGGGCAGGGCAGCGCATCATGATCGGCATCGCCGGCCCGCCAGGCGCCGGCAAGAGTACCTTGGCCGAAGCCTTGTGCGCGCGTCTGAATGAACGTCTGTCCGATGATCCCGCCCTGGTGGTTCCGATGGACGGCTTTCATTTCGACAATGACATTCTCGTGGCCCAGGGGCTGCTGCCACGGAAAGGGGCCCCGCAGACGTTCGATGTCGCGGGCTTCCATCACCTGCTGACGCGGTTGCGCGGCCCTGAGCCAGAGATTGGCATACCGGTCTTCGACCGGGACCGCGACCTCGCCCGCGCCGGTGCCAGGCTGATCACCCCGGTGCAGCGCATCCTCCTCATCGAAGGCAACTACCTGCTGCTGAAGATGGAACCGTGGTCGCGGTTGAAATCCTTGTTCGATCTCACCGTGTTCCTGCCGGTGCCCATGTCCTTACTGGAAGAGCGCCTCGTCCAGCGCTGGCTGGATCATGGCCTGACATTGTCGGCTGCGGAAACGCGCGCGCGCGGTAACGATATCCCCAACGCCGCATTGGTTCTGGCTGAAAGCCAGCCGGCAGACTGTATCCTGCGCTACTGA
- a CDS encoding PAS domain-containing protein, with protein sequence MSRKLPKPPGALALHFPTASAIAALLAPQAEVVVHDLQTDRVAGIWNAFSKRGVGDPSHLGSDPELIGEKDVYGPYEKASPEGGRLKSISAILKDETGRRIGLLCINFDLAVFDRAIDLLNAFTKAEQPTPEPIFAQDWREQINLAIRAFLQERGLTLKAIDRDDRVALMAYLEDRNLFATRKAAQHVADALGLSRATIYNLLGEARKA encoded by the coding sequence ATGAGCCGCAAACTACCCAAGCCGCCGGGCGCTCTCGCCCTTCATTTTCCAACTGCTTCCGCCATTGCGGCGCTCCTCGCGCCGCAAGCGGAGGTAGTCGTTCATGATTTACAAACAGACCGCGTTGCCGGCATCTGGAACGCCTTCTCCAAACGTGGGGTTGGCGATCCGTCGCATCTCGGCAGCGATCCTGAACTGATCGGCGAGAAGGATGTTTATGGCCCTTATGAGAAGGCCAGTCCCGAGGGTGGACGGCTGAAATCTATCAGTGCCATCCTCAAGGACGAAACCGGTCGGCGTATCGGCCTGTTGTGCATCAATTTCGATCTGGCCGTTTTCGACCGCGCCATCGATCTGCTGAATGCCTTTACCAAGGCCGAGCAGCCGACACCCGAACCGATCTTCGCCCAGGATTGGCGCGAGCAAATCAATCTCGCCATCCGCGCTTTTCTACAGGAACGGGGCCTGACCTTGAAGGCGATCGACCGCGACGACCGGGTGGCGCTGATGGCCTATCTCGAAGACCGCAACCTATTTGCCACCCGCAAGGCGGCGCAGCATGTGGCCGATGCGCTCGGCCTGTCGCGCGCCACCATCTACAATTTGCTCGGCGAAGCCCGCAAAGCCTGA
- a CDS encoding agmatine deiminase family protein: MSLPFDDGFSVPAEWVLHARCWMAWPTRAESWGEHLDAARDSVVELANTVAEFEPVSMITKPKNVAEVSLATGTNVSQISLAHDDCWMRDIGPSFLANAGGEIAGVTWGWNAWGHRFDDFERDAAVAETLLDRLEMRRYMGALILEGGAVHCDGEGTLLTSESVLMNPNRNPDLTKEQVEEQLIQMLGVRHIIWLGEGLQDDMRGGHVENLARFVRPGVVLATSCSDPADPNFKVCEDNLQRLRHTRDAAGRELEIIEVEQPRPRFDAEGRRLAMSYVNFYLPNSAVILPAFEDGQADKRAYDITTRIYPKREIVQLPAIELAYGGGGIHSICLPQPAGNVAKPR; this comes from the coding sequence ATGTCCTTACCCTTTGATGACGGCTTCTCCGTTCCAGCCGAGTGGGTGCTCCATGCCCGCTGCTGGATGGCGTGGCCGACCCGTGCGGAAAGCTGGGGTGAACATCTGGATGCGGCGCGCGACAGCGTCGTCGAACTCGCCAATACCGTGGCCGAGTTCGAACCTGTCTCGATGATCACCAAGCCGAAGAACGTTGCCGAAGTTTCGCTGGCGACAGGCACCAACGTCAGCCAGATCTCGCTCGCCCATGATGATTGCTGGATGCGCGACATCGGACCCAGCTTTCTCGCCAATGCCGGCGGCGAAATCGCGGGCGTCACCTGGGGATGGAACGCCTGGGGTCATCGTTTTGACGATTTTGAGCGCGATGCCGCTGTTGCCGAAACGCTGCTCGATCGGCTGGAGATGCGCCGTTACATGGGCGCGCTGATCCTCGAAGGTGGCGCAGTTCACTGTGACGGTGAGGGCACTCTGCTCACCAGCGAGAGTGTACTGATGAATCCCAACCGCAATCCGGATCTCACCAAGGAACAGGTCGAGGAGCAGCTTATCCAGATGCTGGGCGTGCGGCATATCATCTGGCTGGGCGAAGGCCTGCAGGACGATATGCGCGGCGGCCATGTCGAAAACCTGGCGCGTTTCGTGCGCCCGGGCGTCGTCCTCGCCACCTCATGCAGCGATCCGGCCGATCCCAATTTCAAGGTCTGCGAGGACAATCTGCAGCGCCTGCGCCACACGCGCGACGCGGCTGGGCGCGAACTCGAGATCATTGAGGTCGAGCAGCCACGGCCGCGCTTCGATGCCGAAGGACGGCGCCTCGCCATGTCCTATGTCAATTTCTATCTGCCCAATAGTGCCGTGATCCTGCCGGCCTTTGAAGATGGCCAGGCTGACAAGCGCGCCTATGACATCACCACGCGCATCTATCCCAAGCGCGAGATCGTGCAATTGCCGGCGATCGAGCTGGCCTATGGTGGTGGTGGCATTCACTCAATCTGCCTGCCGCAGCCGGCCGGCAACGTCGCGAAGCCCCGCTGA
- a CDS encoding HAD family hydrolase, translated as MPQISDSIHAILFDKDGTLFDFYKTWGPVTEEAALLVARGDPAKARHILKESGKDPETGKYVPGSPIASGSNREISDLWASLAGRADTDAVYAEVHQLFLKRQATAATPVTDLDVLFSRLRARGLSLGVATMDSEESARASMARFGVHGSLDFICGFDTGHGVKPGGGMVEAFARHVNLRPSMIAVVGDSPHDMAMARAGKAGKAIGVLTGVSLRAILMDHGADVVIESIVELETAL; from the coding sequence TTGCCGCAGATCTCCGATTCCATTCACGCCATCCTGTTCGACAAGGATGGGACTCTGTTCGATTTCTACAAGACCTGGGGGCCTGTGACGGAAGAGGCAGCACTCCTGGTCGCGCGTGGCGATCCGGCGAAGGCCAGGCATATCCTCAAGGAAAGCGGCAAGGATCCGGAAACCGGCAAATATGTTCCCGGTTCGCCGATCGCCTCGGGCAGCAACCGTGAGATCTCGGACCTCTGGGCGAGCCTCGCCGGTCGCGCCGATACGGATGCCGTCTATGCCGAGGTGCATCAACTGTTCCTGAAGCGCCAGGCGACGGCGGCGACGCCGGTCACCGATCTCGACGTCCTGTTCAGCCGCCTCCGCGCGCGTGGTCTGTCATTGGGGGTGGCGACGATGGACAGCGAGGAATCAGCGCGCGCCTCGATGGCCCGGTTTGGCGTTCACGGTTCGCTCGACTTCATCTGCGGATTCGATACCGGCCACGGCGTGAAGCCGGGGGGCGGCATGGTCGAGGCTTTCGCGCGCCATGTGAATCTGCGGCCATCGATGATCGCGGTGGTAGGTGACAGCCCCCATGACATGGCGATGGCACGGGCCGGCAAGGCGGGGAAGGCGATCGGCGTGCTGACCGGCGTCAGCCTGCGCGCGATCCTGATGGATCATGGCGCGGATGTCGTGATCGAGAGCATCGTGGAACTGGAGACGGCGCTTTAG
- a CDS encoding aminotransferase class I/II-fold pyridoxal phosphate-dependent enzyme — protein MTASDMQTLSLKELLALATPEDRAIFEDLPLQYIETTGTPALRAAVASIYEGVKPDDILAFAGAEEGIFCAMHALLEKDDHAIVVTPNYQSSEELPRALCATTGVALDADNNWALDLDAMRAAIRPNTKLIAINFPHNPTGKVIDRATFDGLVALCRQHGIWLFSDEVYRGLERKPELRLPSAIEAYEKGLTLGVMSKAYGLPGLRVGWIASRDHDLLYRMERVKHYLSICNAGPSEHLSVIALKATDKIIARNQALIASNLAAVDAFFADFPDLFDWQHPDGGCIAFPRYLGKDGVETFCRRLVEEAGVVLLPAGLYRSELTSTPTDRFRIGFVRNHVPEGLAAMRAYLRSNQ, from the coding sequence ATGACGGCATCAGACATGCAGACCTTGAGCCTGAAGGAATTGCTGGCCCTGGCGACGCCGGAGGATCGCGCGATCTTCGAGGACCTGCCACTGCAATATATCGAGACAACCGGCACCCCTGCCCTCCGCGCCGCGGTGGCCTCCATCTACGAAGGCGTGAAACCGGATGACATATTGGCCTTTGCCGGCGCCGAGGAAGGTATCTTCTGCGCCATGCACGCGCTCCTCGAGAAGGATGACCACGCCATCGTGGTGACGCCGAACTATCAATCAAGCGAAGAGCTGCCGCGCGCCCTCTGCGCCACGACCGGCGTGGCCCTCGATGCCGACAACAACTGGGCACTCGATCTGGATGCGATGCGCGCCGCCATTCGCCCAAACACCAAGCTCATCGCCATCAATTTCCCGCACAACCCGACCGGCAAAGTGATCGACCGCGCAACGTTCGACGGGCTCGTGGCGCTTTGTCGGCAGCATGGCATCTGGCTGTTCTCGGACGAGGTCTATCGCGGGCTGGAGCGGAAGCCGGAACTGCGCCTGCCCTCCGCGATCGAGGCCTATGAGAAGGGCCTGACCTTGGGCGTCATGTCCAAGGCCTATGGCCTGCCAGGCCTGCGCGTCGGCTGGATCGCCTCGCGCGACCATGATCTGCTCTACCGCATGGAGCGGGTGAAGCACTATCTCTCCATCTGCAATGCGGGACCGAGCGAGCATCTATCCGTCATCGCCCTCAAGGCCACGGACAAGATCATCGCCCGCAACCAGGCGCTCATTGCCAGCAATCTCGCGGCCGTTGATGCCTTCTTCGCCGATTTCCCGGATCTCTTCGACTGGCAACATCCCGATGGCGGCTGCATCGCCTTCCCGCGCTATCTGGGCAAGGACGGCGTCGAAACCTTCTGCCGTCGATTGGTAGAGGAAGCGGGTGTTGTGTTGCTGCCAGCAGGACTTTATCGATCTGAGCTCACCTCGACGCCCACCGATCGCTTCCGCATCGGCTTTGTCCGCAACCATGTGCCGGAAGGGCTGGCGGCCATGCGCGCCTATCTGCGCAGCAATCAGTAG
- the choV gene encoding choline ABC transporter ATP-binding protein, protein MSNPNAVRFENVDVIFGQKSNAALALLDQGEGRDSILDKTGSLVAVHDASLFVNKGEILVLMGLSGSGKSSLLRCVNGLNKVTRGHVIVSTNQGEVDIANCSDEALRMVRRNSISMVFQQFGLMPWLTVSENVGFGLSIRGMDEAERDRIVADKIDMVRLGQFADKFPHELSGGMRQRVGLARSFATEAEILLMDEPFSALDPLIREHLQDELIELQRKLKKTIIFVSHDLDEALKIGTRIAIMEAGKVVQFAVPEEIILNPVNDYVRQFVASMNPLTVLKGGTLMRPAGDLVREPGSTFIQLDRAGRCRCQLDEAGKPINLMVNGRPGEFVAYSSDLDLAAIAESNAMVTGLDRTPMRAAVTVRQQTKRPMILLGDDGALLGVVGEHEIYRGMLRQTEYAKVDVSPPDKVAV, encoded by the coding sequence ATGAGCAATCCAAATGCAGTGCGCTTCGAGAACGTCGATGTGATCTTTGGTCAAAAGTCGAATGCGGCGCTGGCCTTGCTTGACCAAGGTGAGGGCCGCGACAGCATCCTCGACAAGACCGGCTCACTGGTTGCCGTCCACGATGCGTCGCTTTTTGTCAACAAGGGTGAAATTCTCGTACTTATGGGTCTTTCCGGCTCGGGAAAATCCTCGCTGCTGCGTTGCGTGAATGGACTGAACAAGGTCACGCGTGGCCATGTCATCGTGTCAACAAATCAGGGTGAGGTCGATATCGCCAATTGTTCCGACGAAGCCCTGCGCATGGTTCGACGGAACAGTATCTCGATGGTGTTCCAGCAGTTTGGTCTGATGCCCTGGTTGACGGTTTCGGAGAATGTCGGATTCGGACTAAGTATCCGCGGCATGGATGAGGCTGAACGAGATCGTATCGTGGCGGACAAGATCGACATGGTCCGGCTCGGTCAGTTCGCTGACAAATTTCCGCATGAACTTTCCGGTGGCATGCGGCAGCGTGTCGGACTGGCGCGGTCCTTTGCGACCGAGGCCGAGATATTGCTCATGGACGAGCCATTCTCGGCGCTCGATCCGTTGATCCGAGAGCATCTGCAGGACGAACTCATCGAGCTGCAACGCAAGCTGAAGAAGACGATCATCTTCGTCAGCCATGATCTCGACGAAGCGCTCAAAATCGGCACGCGCATCGCCATCATGGAAGCTGGCAAAGTCGTGCAGTTCGCTGTGCCGGAGGAGATCATTCTCAATCCGGTCAATGATTATGTGCGCCAGTTCGTGGCCTCGATGAATCCGCTCACTGTGCTCAAGGGCGGTACCTTGATGCGTCCTGCCGGCGATCTTGTCCGTGAACCCGGCTCGACCTTCATTCAGCTGGACCGCGCCGGACGTTGCCGCTGCCAGCTCGACGAGGCGGGAAAGCCCATCAACCTGATGGTCAATGGGCGACCGGGTGAGTTTGTCGCCTATTCAAGCGACCTTGATCTCGCGGCCATTGCCGAGAGCAATGCCATGGTCACAGGCCTGGATCGCACACCGATGCGCGCTGCTGTGACAGTGCGGCAGCAGACGAAGCGGCCGATGATCCTGCTCGGCGATGATGGCGCCCTGCTGGGTGTTGTTGGCGAGCACGAGATCTATCGCGGCATGCTGCGGCAGACCGAGTATGCCAAGGTCGATGTTTCACCGCCGGACAAGGTTGCGGTGTAG
- the rnd gene encoding ribonuclease D: MVATKQQAAVIADTATLAAFCQRLSSAPFVAIDTEFLRDKTYWPILCLVQLAGPDEAAAIDALAEGIDLAPLFELLANPKVIKVFHAARQDVEIFVRMTGKVPTPLVDTQIVAMLCGFGDAASYETLATKLAGARIDKSSRFTDWSHRPLSEKQLTYALSDVTYLRTVYEKLQAKVEKSGRAHWVEDEIAILTDPNTYRADPNNAWMRLKTRSDKPRFLAVLKEIAAWREREAQARDLPRNRLVKDETLLEIAAHPPRDVDALSRCRGLSRSFAEGKLGDGVLAAVQRGLEMPESEAPKLDPRPDIPAGLGPIIELLRVLLKFHCDEHEVAQKLIASAGDLEALAASDHADIQALEGWRREIFGEEALKLKHGKLALTTSGKKVKVITLD; encoded by the coding sequence ATGGTAGCAACCAAACAACAGGCCGCAGTGATTGCCGACACCGCCACTTTGGCCGCTTTTTGCCAACGGCTGTCGAGCGCTCCCTTTGTTGCCATCGATACCGAATTCCTCCGCGACAAGACCTATTGGCCGATCCTCTGTCTGGTTCAGCTGGCTGGTCCTGACGAGGCCGCAGCGATCGATGCCTTGGCGGAAGGGATTGATTTAGCACCTCTTTTTGAGTTGCTGGCCAATCCCAAGGTGATCAAGGTGTTCCACGCGGCACGCCAGGACGTGGAAATCTTCGTGCGCATGACCGGGAAGGTGCCGACACCCCTGGTCGACACCCAGATCGTCGCCATGCTGTGCGGGTTTGGCGATGCCGCGAGCTACGAGACCCTAGCCACCAAGCTGGCCGGCGCAAGGATCGACAAATCGTCGCGCTTTACCGACTGGTCGCATCGGCCGCTGTCGGAAAAGCAGCTGACCTACGCCCTCTCCGACGTCACCTATCTGCGCACGGTCTATGAGAAGCTGCAGGCCAAGGTGGAAAAGTCCGGGCGTGCCCATTGGGTTGAGGACGAGATTGCCATCCTCACCGACCCCAATACCTATCGCGCCGACCCCAACAATGCCTGGATGCGCCTTAAGACCCGCAGCGACAAGCCGCGCTTCCTGGCGGTCCTCAAGGAAATCGCCGCCTGGCGCGAACGCGAGGCCCAGGCCCGCGACCTGCCGCGCAACCGGCTGGTCAAGGACGAGACGCTGCTCGAGATTGCCGCCCATCCTCCCCGGGATGTGGATGCCCTGTCACGCTGCCGCGGCCTGTCGCGAAGCTTCGCCGAGGGCAAGCTTGGCGATGGTGTGCTGGCTGCCGTCCAGCGCGGCCTGGAGATGCCAGAGAGCGAGGCACCCAAGCTAGACCCGCGGCCGGATATCCCGGCCGGCCTGGGACCGATCATCGAACTCCTGCGCGTGCTGCTGAAATTCCATTGCGACGAACATGAAGTGGCACAGAAGCTGATTGCCAGTGCAGGCGATCTCGAAGCCCTGGCTGCGAGCGATCACGCCGACATCCAGGCCCTCGAGGGCTGGCGCCGCGAGATCTTCGGCGAGGAAGCGTTGAAGCTGAAGCACGGCAAGCTGGCGCTCACCACGTCCGGCAAGAAGGTCAAGGTCATCACGCTCGATTGA